The segment GTGAGATCGCTGTCGCGGATCTCGTCGTCCGGGTTCTTCGTATGCCGGATGAGCACCCCCTCGTCGTCCTCGAGATGCTGGACGTAGTCGTAATCCAGGATGTCGGCGACGCGGCCCGTCTCCTTGCCGGTGATGAGCACGATGAGGGTAAAGGCGTGCGGACTGCCGGCACGCCACTGGTGCCATGGCGTGTCCTCGCTCGGCGTGTCGCCCGCGGCCAGTAACAGATTGTCGGCGTAGAGCTCGTTGCCGAACGAGTACAGGTAGTTGTAGTGGTACGAGTGGGCCGCCCGGGGGTTGATCTCGGTGAGGGCGATCGAGTTGTCCGGCATAATCCAGAATTCGAGGTTGAAGAACTGGTTGCGATAACCGAGATCGACGAGATGGCCCATGTATTCCTCGACCCAGGTCTCGATCCGGTCGGCCATCTCCGTGGATATGGACATGGGAGGGGTGAGGTACCCCAGGGCCTGGTGGTCCGAGAAATAGATCTCCTCGGTCAGGGCGTAATGCACGATGCGCCCGTCGGCAGTGACGTAGCCCTCGTAGCAGTACTCGACGCACTGGTTGAGGTCGACATAGTGTTCGGCGATGAACGGCGGTGCGAGTGCGGGCACGGTTTCGCGGTCGACGCCGTCGAGCCACGCGGCCGTCTGGCTCGCGATCAGGTTCTGCAGTTCCCAGTCCTCGCGGTAGGACGCGAGGACGTGGCGCAGCTTGTCGGCATCGCTGATCTTGAAGATGCCCCGGCCGAGCGACAGCGAGGTGTTCTTGAGCATGAACGGCCATTCGTCGTCGGGGATGCGCGCGAGGATCTCGTCATCGGATTCGTGCATCGGATCGATCGGCGCGAAGAAGAAGGGCCGTTGCTCGAGCGTGCGCATCAGGTACTTGTTCATGCAGTAAAAGAACGCGATGCGCGACGGGACTGCATTGCCCAGCTGCTCGTTGATCAGCAGATGGTGGAATGCGTCCTTCTGGGCGAATCCGCCGACCGCACGGATCCCATGGGTCCTGCAGTCCTCGGCAAGGGCGTCCATCTCGGCCTTGTGCCAACCGATCGGGTGTATCGGGTGGATGGTGAAGCGCTCGTTCAGGCGCTCGATCGCAGGGGCCATGTAGGGCTGCGGATTGATGAATCCGAACGGCGGTTGATCGGGCATGGTCGGGACTCCTGCAGGGCCGGGGCGTCGGCGGCGCCCGCGCAGGGTAGCGGGGCCTCGATGCCGTGAAAACACCCGCTGGCTTCGCGGCGGGCATGGTCGGGGCGGCGGCAGCCGTGTACCGTCGCGGTTTCGCGGAATATCCCCGGTGGGCGCGCGAGTATCGGATCGCGGCTTGCCCGCGTCAACGCAGCAGAGGTGGTGCATGAAGACGGTAACGGACACGCCGCACGCGGTTCGGATCGAGGAGAATGTCTGGATCCCGGTGCGTGACGGCACGCATCTGGCCGCGCGTGTCTGGTTGCCGATGGAGCCGCCCGCCGCCGGCGTCCCGGCGATCCTCGAGTCCATCCCGTATCGCAAGCGCGACATCAAGCGCATCCGCGACGCGCGCATCCACGGGTACTTCGCCGCGCACGGCTATGCCTCCGTGCGCGTGGACGCGCGCGGCAGCGGCGACTCGGAGGGGGTGCTCACCGACGAGTACTCGGAACAGGAGCTCTGCGACGGCGAGGATGTGCTGGCGTGGCTCGCGGCCCAGCCGTGGTGTAACGGCCGCGTGGGCATGATCGGGATCAGCTGGGGTGGTTTCCATGCACTGCAACTGGCTGCCCGACGTCCGCCGGCGCTGCAAGGGGTGGTCACCGTCTGTGCCAGCGACGATCGCTACCGCGATGATGTGCACTACATGGGCGGCTGCCTGCTGTCGGACAATCTCTCGTGGGCGTCGACCATGTTCGCCTACTCGTCTCTGCCCCCGGATCCGGCGATCGTGGGCGATCGGTGGCGCGAACTCTGGCATCAGCGCCTGGAAGGCAGCGGGCTTTGGCTGACCGAGTGGATGCGTCACGCCCACCGCGACGACTACTGGCGCCACGGCTCGGTGTGCGAGGACTACAGCGCGATCCGCTGCCCCGTGATGGCCGTCAGCGGTTGGGCCGATGGCTATTCCAACGCCGTGTTCCGCCTGGTGGAAAACCTCGACGTTCCGTGCAAAGGGCTGATCGGACCCTGGAGCCACCTGTATCCCCACCTTGGCCAGCCCGGTCCGGCCATCGGTTTCCTCCAGGAGTGCGTGCGCTGGTGGGACGAATGGCTGGGCAGTGGGGGGACCGGGGTGATGGATGAGCCCAGGCTGCGGGTCTGGCTGCAGGACGGCGTGGAGCCGCAGGCGACCACCTATCGCTACCGGCCGGGTCGCTGGGTCGCCGAACCCGGATGGCCGTCGCCGAACGTGCGACTCTCCCCCTGGGCGCTGGACGCCCATCGCCGCCTCGTACCGGCGGAGGAGGTGGATGCACCGCCGGAGGCGGATCCATTGACGCTGCAATCGCCGCTGTCGGTGGGGCTGCTGGCCGGCAAGTGGTGCTCGTTCGGCTCGGCGCCCGATCATCCCTACGATCAGCGTGAGGAGGATGGCGGCTCACTGGTTTATGACTGCC is part of the Halofilum ochraceum genome and harbors:
- a CDS encoding ATP-grasp domain-containing protein, with the translated sequence MPDQPPFGFINPQPYMAPAIERLNERFTIHPIHPIGWHKAEMDALAEDCRTHGIRAVGGFAQKDAFHHLLINEQLGNAVPSRIAFFYCMNKYLMRTLEQRPFFFAPIDPMHESDDEILARIPDDEWPFMLKNTSLSLGRGIFKISDADKLRHVLASYREDWELQNLIASQTAAWLDGVDRETVPALAPPFIAEHYVDLNQCVEYCYEGYVTADGRIVHYALTEEIYFSDHQALGYLTPPMSISTEMADRIETWVEEYMGHLVDLGYRNQFFNLEFWIMPDNSIALTEINPRAAHSYHYNYLYSFGNELYADNLLLAAGDTPSEDTPWHQWRAGSPHAFTLIVLITGKETGRVADILDYDYVQHLEDDEGVLIRHTKNPDDEIRDSDLTAAGVMLLQLWITGASLPELIQRERTIRARIYRSPQCDVEYPDYWQ
- a CDS encoding CocE/NonD family hydrolase; this encodes MKTVTDTPHAVRIEENVWIPVRDGTHLAARVWLPMEPPAAGVPAILESIPYRKRDIKRIRDARIHGYFAAHGYASVRVDARGSGDSEGVLTDEYSEQELCDGEDVLAWLAAQPWCNGRVGMIGISWGGFHALQLAARRPPALQGVVTVCASDDRYRDDVHYMGGCLLSDNLSWASTMFAYSSLPPDPAIVGDRWRELWHQRLEGSGLWLTEWMRHAHRDDYWRHGSVCEDYSAIRCPVMAVSGWADGYSNAVFRLVENLDVPCKGLIGPWSHLYPHLGQPGPAIGFLQECVRWWDEWLGSGGTGVMDEPRLRVWLQDGVEPQATTYRYRPGRWVAEPGWPSPNVRLSPWALDAHRRLVPAEEVDAPPEADPLTLQSPLSVGLLAGKWCSFGSAPDHPYDQREEDGGSLVYDCRPLEERLEILGAPELELEIAVDQPVAMLAVRLSDIASDGKATRVTYGLLNLCHRDGHESPVPLEPGERYRIRVPLNHAAHGFAPGHRLRVSLSTSYWPLAWAPPQPAAVTVWPQSLRLHLPVRAADPAIDAQLADFDDAESAAAPAWETLRRGESNWLIERDLGRESTTLHVINDQGRWYIPEVDLAVTVNGEEWYGYHGDDFGSLHSEVRGRRELERGDWRIRTETRTLITCDVDHFHVHATLDAWEGDERVFSRIWKESVPRLLR